From the genome of Spinacia oleracea cultivar Varoflay chromosome 2, BTI_SOV_V1, whole genome shotgun sequence, one region includes:
- the LOC110790772 gene encoding uncharacterized protein has translation MKFLSDKAGVHDQVYAMRNFKAGQCSEVCWSVAVQQVSSGLLGSLLLREVVNQVTVTSFDNHSQHTIKISKIGDAPWLFSAIYASPNNARRREIWRELEDVKESFNGPWLLAGDFNKTLSIDEHNSVNGSEMQKRCKEFSNWVTKNELIDLGRSGPEHTWFVGNSQETFKSAKLDRGLANDSWCLCFDEVAVRVLPKAAWMSQESFEGFIFSNWRQAETLIPFLKVFANKLEAWSKKKFYNIFREKSKLWAQFEGVKKASSKWGS, from the exons TTTGCTGGTCCGTGGCAGTGCAACAAGTTAGCTCAGGGTTGCTGGGTAGTTTGTTGCTCCGTGAAGT GGTGAATCAAGTTACTGTAACATCTTTTGATAATCACTCCCAACACACTATAAAGATCAGTAAGATAGGTGATGCCCCGTGGCTTTTTTCGGCCATCTATGCGAGCCCGAATAACGCCAGAAGACGTGAGATTTGGAGAGAGTTAGAGGATGTGAAGGAGAGTTTTAATGGTCCATGGTTGTTAGCAGGAGACTTCAACAAGACCTTAAGTATTGACGAACATAACAGTGTGAATGGGTCTGAAATGCAAAAAAGGTGTAAGGAGTTCTCGAATTGGGTTACTAAAAATGAACTCATCGACTTGGGGAGATCTGGCCCCGAGCACACCTGGTTTGTGGGAAACTCGCAAGAGACTTTCAAGTCAGCCAAGTTGGACCGTGGGTTAGCAAACGATAGCTGGTGTTTATGCTTTGACGAAGTTGCTGTTCGAGTGCTTCCGAAA GCAGCCTGGATGAGTCAAGAGAGCTTTGAgggatttattttttcaaattggAGGCAAGCCGAGACTTTAATCCCCTTTCTGAAAGTATTTGCAAATAAGTTGGAAGCATGGAGCAAGAAAAAATTCTATAACATTTTCCGTGAAAAATCGAAGTTATGGGCTCAATTCGAGGGAGTTAAGAAAGCTTCGTCTAAATGGGGGTCCTAG